The Paenibacillus polymyxa M1 DNA segment CAAACCGATAAAAGGAGCAAGGGCCAACATAAAGAACCGGTTTACTAGCTTTGTATCTACATTCATTTTAGCAAGTCCATTTTTTTCTGAAGTGTATTGAGTTGCTGCTTGACTTCATTTAATTGAGTATACAGTTTATTGCTATTATCGGTCTTGTTATTGGCATTATCCTTTGTAAATGTCAGTAGTTCGTTGAAGGACTGAACTTTGCCCTGCAATCCGCTAACTTCCTTGGAAAGTGCAGTCAGTTGCTTTTCATAGTCGGATTTGAGTGCCTGAATCTGTTGGTCTGTATGGGTTTGCATTTCGTTTAGCATTTGCTGCTTCAAGTGATTGCTATACAGATAGGTTGCGAGAGCACCTAGTATAATAAGAATGAACCAAAATAGCAGAAAAGTCTTTACGGGTAACCCCTTTCTTGAATTGCTCCGCCGGGCTTCGGCAGGAGGACGTTCAGGTGAAGCTTGCATGCGATTTTCAACTCCCGTGTAAATTCAAATTTCCAGTCTTTATTTGCAGTACCAATTCTATCATGGGCCTATTTATTTCGCAAAAGCGAAATAGTCATATAAAAATATTGGAAAAAGAGATTGCATCGGAAGGAAGTCCTAGGATACAATTTCCTTAAATCGTTTTCGCTTCCTATACGTTCACATTTACGCAATTTCTACATAAGTATTCTTTAGTTTTATGATTATTTTCATTAAATATGTATTTTTTTGTAAATCAGGAGGTTTAGATATGAGAAAAGTATGGCAGGTGGTCATCATAGATATTCATCCTACAAGTATGCTGGGAACAAAGCTTATTTTGGAAGACCAGCAGGATTTGCTTGTTAGAGGGATGTCTTCCTCCGGCACAGAAGGCCTGGAGCTGGTTTGCTCCATTCGCCCGGAAATTATTTTAATGGACTATAGGTTGCCTGAGGGAACGGCGGAACCGTTTTTGACACAAATGCGGGTCTTGTCTCCGGACAGCCATATTGTTATTATGACGGATGAGGACAATATTACGTTGTTCCAGCAGTTAATCTCGCTTGGTGCAAATGGAATGCTATCCAAGCAGGCATCACCGAGCCAGTTAATTCACCTGATCAACGGTTTGCGCGAAGGATTTGCTTCATTACCGATGGATTGGATTCGTTGTGGAAACTGGCCATTTATGCCGTTAATGGCTTCGGAGCCTTTTGACGAATTGACGCAAACCGAAGTTTTTATTATGGAACGTATTGTACAGGGAATTACATATGACAAAATTGCTGTCGAGATCGAAGTTAGTCGGCGCTCCATTGATAATTATTTACGTAAAATTTATGCGAAATTAGGTGTGTCCAGCCGGGCGCAGGCGATTGAACGTTATGCCTTATATGCGCGTCAGATGAAGCAGTTATATGCTTGACGCGTCAGCCCGGAGATCATGACTATTTTCAGGAGAAGGAGGATGTTCATGCAATATTCCTTTGCTTCACGAACGGCTGCGATGTTGGCTTCTCCAGTGCGTCATATCCGGGAAAATGCGAGGAAACATTCCTTTATATCTTTGGCTGAAGAATTGCCCGCACAAGAGCTGTTTCCGGTGAAACTATTGGAAGAAGCGGCTCATGATGTGTTTGGCTCCGGCCCTGACGCCCTCCAGTATGGTGAACCGGAGGGTTATTTTCCGTTGCGGGCATGGCTTGCGGGAGAGTGGGAACAGCGTAAAGGAGTAAGAGTACCGCCAGGTCAAATCCTTCTCACCACAGGTAGCCAGCAGGCTATTGACTTGATCGTAAGGCTGATGGTGGATGAGCGTGATCCGGTATTGGTCGAGAACCCGACATCCCCTGGATGTTTGCAGGTGCTATCTATGCAAGGGGCGCAGGTCGTTCCTGTAGAATCAGATGGAGAGGGCGTTATTCCCGATAAGCTTGAAGCTTTAATGATCCGTTATCGCCCCAAGCTTTTTTTTGCTACGCCAACGTTTACGAATCCGACAGGCTCCTTATGGAGCGCGGCTAGACGGCAGGAAATTTTGGATCTGTGTAGACGTCATGAGGTGTTAGTCGTTGAGGACGATTCTTACGGTGAATTGCATTTTAAGACAAAGCACGAAACTCATGATAAGAGTCCGCATGCGCAGAGCCGAAAGTTTGCAGAGGCTTACCCCTCACTATTCGCGCTGGATCATGCGGGTCAGGGTGGTCAAGTGCTATATATCGGTTCATTTAATAAAACAGTTGCCCCTGCACTGCGAACTGGCTGGGCGGCTGGTCCTGCGCCGCTGATTGAAGGGATGTACGCCTTGAAGCAGCTGGCTGACGTGCAATCCAGTACGATGAACCAACGGCTGCTGTTCCAATTGCTGACCAACTCGCGTTTTCAATGGCACGAGCACTTAGCAATGTTGAACAAGGAATATTCAACTCGGCTCCAATTACTCTTGGAGCTGCTCAAGCGTCCGTTTTGGAAAGATGTGACGTATCATATTCCATCTGGTGGGATGTATGTGTGGGTGAAATTGCCCGCTGGGCTGGACAGCGCCTTGCTGCTCAAAGCGGCGCTACCCAAGGGTGTAGCCTTTATGCCAGGTGCGTTGTGTGCGGTTGGCGATGAAGGTGCGTCCCATATTCGCCTTAACTTTAGCCACCCAGGCCGAGAACAGCTGCTTATGGGCATGAATCTAATCGGTGAGACGATCGGAGAATTTACTGCGCGAAGCTAGTCAAAACAACTATCCGAGGGTCAGTCATCCTCTGCTTCCGCTACAATGGTGGAGTAACCGACGGATGCGTCCGCAATCTGCAATTGCTCGCTACTCTCGTTAAACTCTGCCGCCATTCCAGCGGCAGTTTCAATCCCCTGCTGCTGCAGCACTTCCGCATACTCGCTCAGGGCGGCTTCACCGAACGGAGTCAGCCGATAGCGACCGCGGGCTACACGTTCAAACCAGCCGTAGTAGTTACGCTGGAGTACCGCAGCAGCATCGCTGACGGCTGCTGTACGGGCAAGCTGCGCCGGGGCGGCTTCTCCCAAGCCCTGCAAAGCAGCGGCTACGCGCAGTGCTTTTTCCCGGTAGGCAGTGACCAGCTTGCGCCGGGTGCTACCGCCGACATTGTGGTCACCGCTGCGTGCGTGGAATTCCCGCAGCAGCTTTTCCTTGCGCGAGCCGCGACGAATGGCAGTCGTTTTGTAAACATCATCACTAGATGCCACGGGCTTACACAGCACCTCAACGAGTGGAGGCTTTGTTTTAAAATGCGTGACGGTGAGCAAGCCAAGCCCCAACTGGCGGCACAGTCCGATCAGTTCATTCCAGCGTTGATTCACCGCCCCTTTTTTGGCACGATTCCGTTCTACGGCTACATATACATTGCTGCTTAGCTTCAAGCGCTGCATACCTTGCAGCACTAACGCCAGGTTAAACGTCTTTTTTATCTCCACAATCAGTGGCGTTTGCTGCCCTGGCTTGATTCCCACCAAATCGCAGTTACGCACTTCTCCTTTGACTTCATATCCCAAATTTTCAAAAAAGGCTTTGACTGGAGCGTACAGCTCCGTCTCATGCCGAACCGCCATGGATTCTCCCGCTCCTTTATCCCATTATTCCGAGCTTATATTGTACCATAATGCGTCAGGTCCGCGTCGTTGTTGTCTATTTTAACATAGTGAATCCCTTTGTTTTTGGAAAAAGCGCAGAGACCTGTCACAAAAAATAGGTCAATTCTGAAATCAATCTGCATAGGTATGTATTACACTTTTTTTTAGAGGATCGCATCATATCCTGAAAGGCGTGACGAGTGTAGCCATAATCATCAAGAGTGGAGGATAGTCATTACGCAGTCATGGGAGGAACCGAGCATGAATATTTTTGACCGCCTTGCGGAGTACCGAGCGGAGAACAACCGCTTGGCCTGGAACGGCACTTTTAGAGAGTATATCGAGATACTCAAGAAAGACCCGACACCGGCGATGACCGCTCATGCACGGGTTTACAAAATGATTGAATCTTTTGGTGTAGAAGAGGTTGGGGGACATAAGCGATATAAATTTTTTGAGCAGGAGATTTTTGGGCTGGATCGTGCACTGGAGAAGCTGGTGGAGGAGTACTTCCATTCCTCAGCCAGGCGGCTCGATGTCCGCAAGCGTATCCTTCTTTTGATGGGACCTGTTAGCGGAGGGAAATCGACACTGGTCACCTTGCTAAAGCGTGGGCTGGAGAAGTTTTCAAGAACAGATCAGGGAGCTGTGTATGCTATAGAGGGCTGCCCTATGCATGAAGATCCCCTTCATCTTATTCCTCATGAGTTGCGTCCCGAATTCGAAAAGGAACTGGGTGTACGCATTGAAGGTAATCTGTGCCCATCCTGCCAGATGAGATTGCGTACGGAATTTGATGGCGACATCGAAAAGGTGCGTGTGGAGCGGGTCTTTATATCGGAAGAAAACCGGATCGGCATAGGTACGTTCAGTCCTTCTGATCCAAAGTCACAGGATATTGCCGATTTGACAGGCAGCATCGACTTTTCCACCATTACGGAGTATGGTTCGGAATCTGATCCGCGCGCCTATCGATTTGACGGAGAACTGAATAAAGCGAATCGCGGACTGATGGAATTTCAGGAAATGCTGAAATGCGATGAGAAATTTTTATGGAATTTATTGTCTCTGACCCAGGAGGGAAATTTCAAGGCCGGACGGTTTGCGCTCATCAGTGCAGATGAATTGATCGTAGCTCACACGAATGAATCGGAGTATAAAAGCTTTATTGCGAATAAAAAGAACGAGGCGTTGCAATCGCGGATGATTGTAATGCCCATTCCCTATAATCTGAAAGTGTCCGAGGAAGAAAAGATTTATGCCAAACTCATTGAGCAAAGTGACATGCGTCATATTCACATCGCTCCTCATGCGCTGCGAACGGCTGCCATTTTCTCTGTGCTCACCCGGTTGAAAGAAACCAAGAAGCAGGGTATGGATCTGGTTAAAAAGATGCGCATGTATGACGGTGAGGAGGTCGAAGGCTATAAGGAGGCCGATCTGAAGGAGATGCAACATGAGTTTCTGGAAGAAGGCATGTCCGGCGTAGACCCAAGGTACGTCATTAATCGTATTTCCAGTGCGCTGATTAAGCAAAATGTGGAGTCCATCAATGCTCTGGATATTTTACGAGCCATTAAGGATGGTTTAGACCAACACGCTTCCATCACCAAGGAAGAGCGGGAGCGTTATCTGAATTTCATTTCCGTGGCTCGTAAGGAATATGATGAATTAGCGAAAAAAGAAGTACAAAAGGCCTTTGTGTACTCTTTCGAAGAATCAGCCAAGACGCTGTTTGATAACTATTTAGATAACATCGAAGCTTTTTGCAATTGGGCGAAAATCCGCGATCCGCTCACAGATGAGGAGCTCGACCCGGATGAGAGGCTTATGCGTTCCATCGAGGAGCAGATCGGGGTGTCGGAAAATGCGAAAAAGGCATTCCGTGAGGAAATATTAATCCGTATTTCCGCCTATTCCCGCAAGGGGCGAAAGTTTGAGTATCATCATCATGATCGGCTGCGAGAAGCCATTGAAAAGAAGCTGTTCGCCGATTTGAAGGATATTGTGAAGATCACAACTTCGACCAAAACGCCTGATGCTAATCAGCTCAAACGGATGAATGAGGTGATTAAGCGACTGATTGAGGAGCATGGCTACACTGGAGCCAGCGCCAACGATTTATTGAGGTATGTAGGCAGCCTCCTGAATCGGTAAGGGGAAATAAACAATTGTGTAATGAAGCTATGGATTGAAATGGATGGTGAAGAGAATCCGGCAGGCACAGAGCGTTTGAGGTGCTGGCGGGTTCTTTTTTTGTAATATTAGGGAGTTGAATTTATATACTTTTCTGAAATTAATATGTAAACAATCACAATCAATCTTCTGCTTTTTTAACATTTTCTAAAAAGTTGCCGATAAATATGGTAATGTAAAATCTATGTAAACTATTATTTGGAGGAACTTATGATTCATGTCGCTGAGAGTAGATTAAAACAGATACAATATATTGGTATTACTGATGGTGATTTGGCTTTATTGCATCATTATCAGGGGCTATTCCAATCTATTGTAAATGAGGTAGTGGATCGTTTTTATGAGCATGTAGAAAAGGTTCCGCATCTCGTGTCGATTATCTCTAAATGGTCGAATATTGAGCGACTAAAGCAAACACAACGTGAATACTGGCTTTCTCTTGCAGATGGGAAAATAGATGATCAGTTTATCGAACACCGCCTTTTTGTGGGGCAGGTACATTCCCGGATCGGATTGTCTTCCGATTATTATTTGGGTACGTACATTGCTTATCTGGATATTGCAGTAGACATTTTAAAGCATTCGGGGATAGAGGACTGGTATTCTATTGTGCACGCTCTTTCCAAAATGTTCAATCTGGATTCTCAGCTTGTGCTGGAAGCTTATCAGGAAAAGGAAAAGGAGCAGATTAACGAGCTCGCCGATGAACAAACGCAGATGCTGGCTGTGGTGTCCCGAATTGCACAAAATTTGACGGGGATGATTGCCGAACTTAGGGAAAATACCGATAATATCGCGGAGAGTGCTTGCAATACTGCTTCTTCGTAGGAACATACAGAGGAACTAGTATTGCAATTGAGTGACGAGATTAAGCATATTGAACAGATGAGCAGTACCATTCGAGAATTGTCCGATCAGACTCATCTGCTGGGACTGAATGCGGCGATTGAGGCAGCCCATGCGCAAGAAGCAGGGCGTGGATTTCAAGTGGTGGCGCAGGAAGTGCGAAAGTTGGCATCTAATTCAAAGCAAGCACAGGAGCAAATTCAGCGCAAGGTGCTGGATATTGCCCGTATGCTTGACAGTGTGCAGTCCGAAACCGCTACCACAACAGCCAGTGCCCGGCAACAGGCCTCCAGCTCGGAAGAATTGGCTTCATTCACAAAGCTGATTGAAAACATGGTGAAGGAATTGGAAATGTTGCAGCACTCCCCGGAAATGCTGGAGGTGTGAGATGTAGCTGATCGGTATATCCTGGGGAACTGGAAGTTTTCGGGCGTTAGCTGGCTGGATACTGGCAAAGCGATGCTCTTCCTGTGTGGCAGTCCAATCAACGCAACAGAGGCAACAGAGGAAGTGCATATTCCTATGAAAGAATACCGAATCTTTGAAACAAGGAATTAGAGGAAGCTTCTCTATTGTAACGCTTCAGTCAAAGATTTTTTTCCATTCCATATGAGCCGCAAGTACTCTTTTCCATAACTCGTCCCGTTCCTGGTGACTGTAGTTAACGAGCGGCTCACCAAATACATCTGCCAATACTTCCAGCCACTGCGACTTCTTATCCAGCTCTATTTTTTCCAAACCGTTTAGCCCACGTTTCTTCCAAATACATCCTCTGAGTTCATTCGCTTCTAATGCTTGCCTTTGCCGAATTAGAAACAGGTTAAACCATGGAGATTCCACGGAGCGGCTATAGAAATGATGTTTCGGCCTGAATTCTTCCAAATCCTGAACAACCGTAGGGGCAAAATCAACGCCAACAAATGAAGCAAGCGAGTCGTGTTCTAAACGCCAACCATTAGTAACAACTTCAGATTCCATAACTTTATAACGAAGTGGGGGTTGTTCATAAGTCCCCATCAGGAGTGGAAGAGGCTCATATGGCATATCGCCCAGTCCGACATCTACAATCCATACTTCATCTTCTTGCTGCTCATTTAGCAAGTTCACTGTTAATCCAAGATGAAATGAATTAATGCGTGGCTCAGCTCCTAAAGGTTGTACCCCAGCATGATGCAGAGAAACTTTGTACCCTAGTGAATGTAGTAGCGCACTAAAGGCACCATTCAGATGAAAACAATAACCACTTCTCCCATGTAGAATGAGTTGAACAGATTCTTGAAAACCAATGGCAGCCGGCTTTCTTGCAAAAATGTCCAACGTTTGCCATGAAAGATGTTTTACATGTGCCTTATGCAACTCCACTAAATAGGATAGGGTAGGAGGCTGAACTTCGGGAATTCCGATTCTGTTCAAATAAGCTTTTATTTCTTCTTTTGTCATGGTGTACATGTACAGTCACCTCTATTGTTAGTTTGCCAAATTCTCTTCTCGAAACAAATGAGCATTGAGTCTTAGCATCATTGTAAAAGGGGGGCGTGCTGTGTACAATGCTATAAATTTTTGGTTGTACCGGTACAATCAGAAAATCGATTCGTTTAGTAACATGCCGATTTTCCTTAGCTAGTTGTCAAAACACAAAAAAACAGACCTTATCACCAGGTCTGTTTTTTTTGCTTAGTTCCATGCCAACTGATTATAGCAGTGATCTAAGTTCACGTCGGTATTTGTTCAGATGCACAAACGATGGAATGACTCGCTTCGCAGAACGGAAGCCGCCTATTCTAAGGTTGCGGACTACATGATAGGGAGAGATCAATAGCATATGAAGCAGATGCAAATCCTGAGTGCTCAACGGTCGATATCGTTGATAAAATTCTATCGCGCGCAGCATCTTTGTCGCGTTCCAAAGACAATTCCGATGAAGAAGATGGGAGAGATCCTTCATCCTTACATGTAGGGAACAATTTTCGAAGTCGATCAAATGGATTTTGAGCTGCCTGTCTTTGACCAGATTGGGATAGTTATAGTCACCGTGTATTAATGCAGCTGCTTTTTGCTCCTGCTGGATTGCTGCTCGAATTTTGGGTTGCTGTAGACGATATAACACTTCTTCACAAAGAGCTAGGAGATGTGCTGTGCCTTTGTAAGGACTGAGGCGTTTTTTATATTCAGCTATTTCATCGCTCAAGCCTTCATAACGGATTCTGGAAGGCGGCGCTTCCGTGACAGGAAAGCCTACGGCACTGGTGTGGAATTTGGCTAAAGTAGAAATTCCCTTTTTGAAGTCTATTCTTTTTGTAAATTCCGGCCTGGGTCCATGAACCCAATTGGTTAATGTATACGAAACGCCTTCATAGGTCATGTAGGCTGTTTGCTGTACGGTTGGATAGACCTTTTGGCTACGTGTAAACCCGCGTTCATCCAGGTAGGACAAGACACGTGTAATAAAACGAATCTCTTCTTCCGGGAATTTATAGGGTTTTAAGCAGTAAGTTGTATTGGCAGTTTCAATCTTGTGAATGTCCTTCATTTGACGGCTACGCTGAATTTTGATTCCGTACATTTGCTCAACATTCGATAAAATCGACATTTTGCTCCTCACTTTCTTTTATACACGGGCCCACTCCTGCAAAATATGGATGATTTGTAATCGAAGAGGCCACGACTGATCCCAGTTGTCTAGGATTTCGCGGTCTCTTGAACGATTTGGATGTCGGGAAGCATGCCAAGCCTCTCGTGGCAGTTTATATAAAGCTGTAACAATCTTCCGCTCAGTTCGGCTGAGTGGTTTGCGTTTTTGGTATCCCCTCAACAAGGATTGCACAAATTCAGGATTGAATTGAGTTGTATTCATAAGAGCCTTTGCCAAATCAGCATAGACTGAGCCAATCTTAGCCCGATCCCAATCAATGATTTTAAGATGACCGTCATCTGAAATAATGACATTCGGGGTGGTGATATCACTGTGTATCAAGGAGGGGTGCCGACGTTCCGTCCGAAGCAGTCTTATAATGGATGCGTCCTGCAAATCCTTCCATGCACGTCTGGATAAACGTTTACAGTCCTTGCCATGAGTGTTGTACCAGTTGCGGTACTCTTTATTCTGGCGACTGATTTTTATCATTTTTTTTTGGAAAAGACGGTCTTGGTTTTTCCATATCCGCAATTGTTGAATAGTCGGAGGGGACTTTCCTTTCTCCATCCGATGCAAGCCGGTGGATGTAGCGTGAAGTGTGGCAAGAGCCAACCCCAGTTTTTCGAAATCTTCAGCGGTCTCCAGTCCCCGTCCTTTGATCCACTGACTTACATAAAATGGCGTCTCTTGATACAAAGTCCATAGCTTACCGGAATGAGTGGGGAGCCATGTAGGCATGTAGGTATATTTTCTCTTTTTCAAAAGCCTTATATAGCTCGCAGCTCGTTCCATCTGTTGAATCGTATTTGAACGAGCCATCTTTGAACGACTAAAGGGCTTTAATGCATAAGTTCCCTTTTTCGTTTTTACTTGGATCACAGCATTTTTTCGGTACAGCGATGAGACTAAGCTTGATTTTAAGGGAATCAGGCCGAAACGACGGGTGATTTCGCGAATCTGTGCTTTTGTATAGGATTTCGCCATAAGAACCTCACTTGATTTTTAATTGAAGAAAAAGGTAATCCTCTGTTAGTTATCAGTCTATTCATGAGGAAATAATAGGTGCAGTTTTATGGGCTATTCTCGTTCTTTTCCTGTTCACGTTGGTCAAAAAAAACGGAGCAGCGAAAGTTCGCTGCTCCGTTTTAATTAGCACTGTATTATGCAAGTCTGGTCATGAATGGTGGGTGATTAGTTATCGTTGTTGTCATCATCTTCGTCTGTATCCACGATCGCTCCAGATGATGCATGGATTTCAAGCTCAACAGTTCCTTCGTTGGTGAGTACCTTGACCTCATAGATGAACTGTCCATCTTCCTTATCTAATTTAGAAGACAGAAGGGTACTCCCAGGCACATGCTTAAGTGCAATTTGTCCAGCCTGCTTTTCAGTTAGAGTGACGTGGTTGGGTTTGTAAAGGGAAGACTCGTCATTCGAGTCATGATCAAGCTCGGAATGGGAACGGATGGTTTTCCCAGTATAAGCATCAACCTCTATATCCCAATCTTTATCTCCTTGCTGAAGATCCACTTCATAGTAGACTTTTCCGTTCTTGCGCTCCAGTTCGACATCCTCAACTTGCGCATGATTTCCCACAGCTTTTTTGGCAATATTGGCAGCAGTAGTCGCTCCAATTAGTCCTGTAGGCTTAGCAGCCCATACGGCATTTGCCGAGACACCTGTAGCCGTAACTCCAAGCAGAACCGTGGCTGCTATTATTCCTAATGTATAGTTTTTTTTCATTACCTAATTCCTCCTTGAGCTGTATGCTTGAATACAGCTTAACCCTTGAACATGAGAGGAACATAATAGAATCATGAGAAAACAATGAGAAGACATAAGCATGATCATCAGGGCGTCATGATTCGTCGTGATCCTGTTTTTCTTTTTCCCAAGTGATAGAGTCGATTGAGCCTGATACTGCATTGATCTGCACCACTGCCTCACGCCCATCTTGTACCTCAACCTCAACAAGATAATAGAGGCCTTTGTCATTGCGGTGCAGTTCAATGTCATCGGATGTTCCATTCACTGCTTTTGCAGCAAGCTTGGCTGCTTCATTCTCTGTAATGACAAGAGAAACCGGGTCAGTTTTATGGACTGGATTTGATTGGTCACTGGGCTCTGAGGAACCGGGCGTGTGATCTTGGGGTTCCTGCTTTGCATCTGTATACATCTGTGTCCGCTTTATGGATTGGATGACACCATCATAGGCGTTGACTTTTATTTCGTACTTCCCTTTGGCGCGTTCTAGCTTGATCACATAAAAATTATCCAAACGTTGGGATTCGAGCACCTCGCCGGGATACTGATGCAATACAGATTGGACCACGGCTTTTTCTTCCAAGGGCGAAGCTGCTAACGATCGTGCCCAGGGCCACTGTAAAAGGCAAATGGTGATCAATACAGCCGCTACCGTACCTCCAATCATCCAGGCATAGATCGTTTTCATCGGTTTTCCCTCCTTTGGCTTATTATTTTGGAACAGCAGGGAGGATGATCGTTGCAGTTGTTCCGCTTCCCTCTATGCTTTCTAGCCCAATTTGTGCTTGAATAGCTTGAGCAATTCCTGTAGCTAATGATAAGCCTAGCCCGGCCCCACCTTCCTCGCGGCTTCTGGCTTCGTCCACACGATAAAAGCGGTCGAAAACTTTAGATAACTTTTCTTCAGGAATTCCAATTCCTTGATCTGTGATTCTTATGCAAGGTTGAGCCGTACCGCTCACAATATCAATCATCAGGTGTATCGGCTCGTCACTGTATTTGCGTGCATTATCCAAAAATATAAATAGAAGTTGTTTTAGTTTATTCTCGTCCGTAAAGGCAGTGCAGTCTGTCTGTACATCCAGTTGAATTTGTCGGGCGAAAGCATTTTCAAATGTAGCTTTCAGTTCTGTCCCTACTTTGGTCAAGCGTACAGGTTCTAACACGACATTCCATTGTTCTTCGTTTCTGGCCAACAGAAGAAGTTGTTCTGCCATATCCTTCATTCGGATCGCCTCAGAATGGATTGCTTCAACGGATTCGGCAAAAATATTGGGATTCTGCAATCCCCGTCGTTTAAGCAAACTAGCATAACTTTCAATAATGGTTAGAGGTGTTTTCAATTCATGGGACGCATTCGAAACGAATTGTTCTTGGCGAACGAAATTCCGCTCCAGCAATTCAATCATGTCATTAAACGTTTCTCCCATCTCGACTAACTCGTCGCGTGATGACGAATTGAGCGGAAGACGTTTGAATTTCCCGCTACGTTGAATCTCTTTCATCGTGCTAATCATGGATGTAATTGGATGTGTAATCAGTCTGCCCAGCAGTCTTCCCGATATGACGACAGGAATAAGAGCAATTCCTGTGACTGCAATAAGTACGATTTTGAGTACCTGGAGCGTCTGCATCGTCGGTTGCAGACTTTCGGTCACCTGAAGATTGACAACCTCTCCATTCGACCAAATCATGGGGACCGAAACGAGAATATAACGGTTGCTTTCATGGGTAATGATGCGAACCTGCCGTGTTTCATTAAAAACGCCCTTCATCAAGCTGAGAGACTGCTCTGATGAAGAGGTGATAGGAGCAAGAAAATCGCCTTCCGGTCTCATCAGACGAAGCATGCCGTCCAGAGGCACATAGGCTCGTAGCAGATCCTCAGCGGCTATGGATACTGGAGCACGTTGAATGCCATGAATCATGTTCTCTGCTGCGGCCTCTACCTGGTTTTTTCGACTGTCTATTGAAAGTTGGCTGAATAGAAAATAGACTGAGAAATTAATAGCCACAAGTAGAATCCCGAATAATAACGAGGTGTACGTATGGATTTTGTTCTGCAGCTTCATAACGATTCCTTCAGAACATAACCAATACCGCGCACTGTATGAATCAGCTCAGGGAGCTGGCGCGTGGGGTCAATTTTATTGCGTACGTAGCGAATATACACATCGACGACATTGGTATCACCGATATAATCAATGCCCCATACATTTTCCAGTAATTGTTCACGACTAAGGACCTGCCGCTGATGTCGGAGTAAATGAACGAGCAAGTCAAACTCTCGCGGCGTAAGCTCAATGTTGTGCTCTCCCCGAAGCACTTCACGTGTACCCTCATGAAGACGTAAATCTCCGGCACTAAGCCATTGATCTGCCACTTGTAAAGCCATGTCTTTCGTTGCACCTACCCTGAGCGCGGCCCTTACACGTGCAAGCAGCTCTTCGATCACAAAAGGTTTGGTAACATAGTCATTGGCTCCCAAATCGAGTCCCTCGACCTTATCCGCAATGGAACTTTTAGCCGTCAGTAAAATGACAGGAACGTTCGCATCATGTTTACGAATCCTCCGAAGGAGTTCGATGCCATTGATACCGGGAATCATAATATCCAGTAAAACTAGATCCCAACTACCTTTGCAATAGGTCTCCAGCCCATCAATTCCGTTCTTTTCTTTACTTACTTGATAGCCTTCAAATTCAAGTTCGATCTCTAGAAGTCGGGCAATCTTCTCTTCGTCTTCTACGATCAAAATGGATTGGTTCATAATCATGCCCTCCTGTAGGCGAATAGCCGATACGGAAGTATTTTAG contains these protein-coding regions:
- a CDS encoding response regulator transcription factor, with amino-acid sequence MRKVWQVVIIDIHPTSMLGTKLILEDQQDLLVRGMSSSGTEGLELVCSIRPEIILMDYRLPEGTAEPFLTQMRVLSPDSHIVIMTDEDNITLFQQLISLGANGMLSKQASPSQLIHLINGLREGFASLPMDWIRCGNWPFMPLMASEPFDELTQTEVFIMERIVQGITYDKIAVEIEVSRRSIDNYLRKIYAKLGVSSRAQAIERYALYARQMKQLYA
- a CDS encoding PLP-dependent aminotransferase family protein: MQYSFASRTAAMLASPVRHIRENARKHSFISLAEELPAQELFPVKLLEEAAHDVFGSGPDALQYGEPEGYFPLRAWLAGEWEQRKGVRVPPGQILLTTGSQQAIDLIVRLMVDERDPVLVENPTSPGCLQVLSMQGAQVVPVESDGEGVIPDKLEALMIRYRPKLFFATPTFTNPTGSLWSAARRQEILDLCRRHEVLVVEDDSYGELHFKTKHETHDKSPHAQSRKFAEAYPSLFALDHAGQGGQVLYIGSFNKTVAPALRTGWAAGPAPLIEGMYALKQLADVQSSTMNQRLLFQLLTNSRFQWHEHLAMLNKEYSTRLQLLLELLKRPFWKDVTYHIPSGGMYVWVKLPAGLDSALLLKAALPKGVAFMPGALCAVGDEGASHIRLNFSHPGREQLLMGMNLIGETIGEFTARS
- a CDS encoding DUF2161 domain-containing phosphodiesterase — translated: MAVRHETELYAPVKAFFENLGYEVKGEVRNCDLVGIKPGQQTPLIVEIKKTFNLALVLQGMQRLKLSSNVYVAVERNRAKKGAVNQRWNELIGLCRQLGLGLLTVTHFKTKPPLVEVLCKPVASSDDVYKTTAIRRGSRKEKLLREFHARSGDHNVGGSTRRKLVTAYREKALRVAAALQGLGEAAPAQLARTAAVSDAAAVLQRNYYGWFERVARGRYRLTPFGEAALSEYAEVLQQQGIETAAGMAAEFNESSEQLQIADASVGYSTIVAEAEDD
- a CDS encoding PrkA family serine protein kinase encodes the protein MNIFDRLAEYRAENNRLAWNGTFREYIEILKKDPTPAMTAHARVYKMIESFGVEEVGGHKRYKFFEQEIFGLDRALEKLVEEYFHSSARRLDVRKRILLLMGPVSGGKSTLVTLLKRGLEKFSRTDQGAVYAIEGCPMHEDPLHLIPHELRPEFEKELGVRIEGNLCPSCQMRLRTEFDGDIEKVRVERVFISEENRIGIGTFSPSDPKSQDIADLTGSIDFSTITEYGSESDPRAYRFDGELNKANRGLMEFQEMLKCDEKFLWNLLSLTQEGNFKAGRFALISADELIVAHTNESEYKSFIANKKNEALQSRMIVMPIPYNLKVSEEEKIYAKLIEQSDMRHIHIAPHALRTAAIFSVLTRLKETKKQGMDLVKKMRMYDGEEVEGYKEADLKEMQHEFLEEGMSGVDPRYVINRISSALIKQNVESINALDILRAIKDGLDQHASITKEERERYLNFISVARKEYDELAKKEVQKAFVYSFEESAKTLFDNYLDNIEAFCNWAKIRDPLTDEELDPDERLMRSIEEQIGVSENAKKAFREEILIRISAYSRKGRKFEYHHHDRLREAIEKKLFADLKDIVKITTSTKTPDANQLKRMNEVIKRLIEEHGYTGASANDLLRYVGSLLNR
- a CDS encoding arylamine N-acetyltransferase family protein, giving the protein MYTMTKEEIKAYLNRIGIPEVQPPTLSYLVELHKAHVKHLSWQTLDIFARKPAAIGFQESVQLILHGRSGYCFHLNGAFSALLHSLGYKVSLHHAGVQPLGAEPRINSFHLGLTVNLLNEQQEDEVWIVDVGLGDMPYEPLPLLMGTYEQPPLRYKVMESEVVTNGWRLEHDSLASFVGVDFAPTVVQDLEEFRPKHHFYSRSVESPWFNLFLIRQRQALEANELRGCIWKKRGLNGLEKIELDKKSQWLEVLADVFGEPLVNYSHQERDELWKRVLAAHMEWKKIFD